In a genomic window of Azospirillum lipoferum 4B:
- a CDS encoding transposase, with amino-acid sequence MAIQRVEVITGAEQRRQFSEEEKQRLVEEAFQPGVKATAVARQLGVDVSLPLRANEGETPAPLKFKLEGVGNSFRCHAQ; translated from the coding sequence ATGGCTATCCAGCGCGTCGAGGTGATTACGGGTGCGGAGCAGCGGCGGCAGTTCAGCGAGGAGGAGAAGCAGCGGCTGGTGGAGGAAGCGTTCCAGCCGGGGGTGAAGGCGACGGCGGTCGCCCGGCAGTTGGGCGTTGACGTTAGCCTGCCCCTCCGTGCCAATGAAGGTGAGACACCAGCCCCCCTGAAGTTTAAGCTCGAGGGCGTAGGAAACTCATTTCGTTGTCATGCCCAATAA
- a CDS encoding tyrosine-type recombinase/integrase, with protein MTPEQGRRAALQVLAAVQRGEDPVADVKAGNAASTMNDLADRYLQQHAASKKKASSARKDQDNLRLHVRAQIGRKRVADKTRADVASLHHGMHGTPGAANRVLALLSKMFNLAEKWGLRPDGSNPCRHVERYPERRMERFLSDKEFAALGQTLDDAERSGAEPTSIIGIVRLLLFTGARLSEIQTLRWDYVDLVAGRARLPDSKTGAKTIHLNALAVGVLTALPRTSGWVFPGADPAAALVNLRKPWHRIREAATVRLWSADPSDPITTIIAGLRDRLERTPSVAECQDAAAIAGIALPPGLSDVRLHDLRHSFASVGAAKGLSLPVIGALLGHTQPVTTQRYAHLVASPLRQAADVIGLHIQETFRLRGEKAT; from the coding sequence ATGACGCCGGAGCAAGGGCGTCGAGCGGCGTTGCAGGTGCTGGCGGCCGTTCAGCGTGGGGAAGACCCGGTCGCAGATGTGAAGGCCGGCAACGCCGCGTCGACGATGAACGACCTTGCCGACCGCTATCTCCAGCAGCATGCCGCGTCGAAGAAAAAGGCCAGCAGCGCCCGCAAGGATCAGGACAATCTCCGTCTTCACGTCCGTGCCCAAATCGGACGCAAGAGGGTCGCCGACAAAACCCGGGCGGATGTCGCCTCTCTTCATCACGGCATGCACGGCACGCCCGGTGCCGCCAACCGGGTGCTGGCATTGCTGTCCAAAATGTTCAATCTCGCCGAGAAATGGGGCCTGCGCCCCGATGGCAGCAATCCCTGTCGGCATGTGGAGCGGTATCCGGAACGGCGGATGGAGCGCTTTCTGTCGGACAAGGAATTTGCCGCTCTTGGCCAGACGCTCGACGATGCGGAGCGTTCGGGTGCCGAACCGACATCGATCATCGGCATCGTCCGTCTCCTGCTGTTCACAGGAGCCCGGCTTTCCGAGATCCAGACGCTTCGCTGGGATTATGTCGATCTCGTCGCGGGAAGGGCGCGCCTGCCGGACAGCAAGACCGGTGCGAAAACCATTCACCTCAACGCCCTGGCGGTCGGGGTCTTGACGGCGTTGCCGCGGACCTCGGGGTGGGTGTTTCCGGGCGCCGATCCGGCAGCGGCGCTGGTCAACCTTCGCAAACCCTGGCATCGCATTCGGGAAGCGGCCACCGTCCGCTTGTGGAGCGCCGATCCATCCGACCCGATCACGACAATCATCGCGGGGTTGCGTGACCGTCTGGAGCGGACGCCGAGTGTTGCCGAATGCCAGGACGCTGCTGCGATCGCCGGTATTGCGCTGCCGCCGGGGCTGAGCGATGTTCGGTTGCATGACCTGCGCCACTCCTTCGCGTCCGTTGGAGCGGCGAAAGGGCTGTCCCTGCCGGTCATCGGCGCGTTGCTTGGGCACACCCAGCCGGTGACAACGCAACGCTACGCCCATCTCGTGGCATCGCCGCTTCGCCAAGCGGCCGACGTCATCGGGCTTCACATCCAGGAGACGTTTCGATTGCGGGGCGAGAAAGCCACGTGA
- a CDS encoding Arm DNA-binding domain-containing protein, translated as MPKLTKRVIDGIKPDTKETVVWDDELSGFGLRIKPSGRKTYVVQYRGTEKIHAA; from the coding sequence ATGCCGAAGCTTACCAAACGTGTGATCGACGGCATCAAGCCGGATACGAAGGAAACGGTCGTCTGGGACGACGAGTTGTCCGGGTTCGGTCTGCGTATCAAGCCCTCTGGGCGCAAGACGTATGTGGTTCAGTACCGAGGGACGGAAAAGATTCACGCCGCCTGA
- the hypA gene encoding hydrogenase maturation nickel metallochaperone HypA: protein MHELSLSESIIALVTDCAGLEGVRHVSRVTVDIGEASAVDPQALQFCFPLLSKGTVAEGAELVINRIPLKVRCADCRAEYRPDSPIAPCPACGSHARAVLEGRELRVVSFDGA from the coding sequence ATGCACGAGCTGTCGTTGAGCGAGAGCATCATCGCCCTGGTGACTGATTGCGCCGGTCTCGAAGGGGTCAGGCACGTTTCGCGCGTGACCGTGGACATCGGCGAGGCTTCGGCCGTCGATCCCCAGGCGCTGCAGTTCTGCTTTCCCCTCCTGTCGAAAGGCACGGTTGCGGAGGGTGCCGAACTGGTGATCAACCGGATCCCGTTGAAAGTCCGCTGCGCCGACTGCCGGGCCGAGTACCGGCCGGATTCGCCGATCGCTCCCTGTCCTGCCTGCGGCAGCCACGCCAGGGCGGTGCTGGAGGGGCGGGAGTTGCGGGTGGTCTCCTTCGACGGCGCGTGA
- a CDS encoding hydrogenase large subunit codes for MPYTFPLGPYHPALEEPFKVNVQCKAEVIESVNVEVGFSFRGIELLAQKRNWVEVITLIERVCGICSNTHAMTFCLAVEKIADLELPRRAAHIRLIIAELERLHSHLLWAGVGAEDIGFHSLFMEVFNLRELVMDTLEAISGNRVNYGMNCIGGVHRDIPNPADYLPMLDHLTKVLTEVVVPTFTENPTALARTRNVGPLSREKAVEWAVVGPVARASGLDIDVRKDEPYLTYGELGFNSIVRPEGDVLARVVVRALEMLESVRLIREALLTMPAGPLKAVDGLPTIPVGEATMRTEAPRGEAFYYVASEGGSTPARVKIRTPSFVNIPAIEAMVIGQPLADLSIIQASVDPCISCTDR; via the coding sequence ATGCCATACACCTTTCCGCTCGGCCCCTATCACCCCGCCCTGGAAGAACCCTTCAAGGTCAACGTCCAGTGCAAGGCGGAGGTCATCGAATCCGTCAATGTGGAGGTCGGCTTCAGCTTCCGCGGCATTGAGCTGCTGGCGCAGAAACGGAACTGGGTCGAGGTCATCACGCTGATCGAGCGTGTCTGCGGAATCTGTTCCAACACCCATGCCATGACCTTCTGCCTTGCGGTCGAGAAGATCGCGGACCTCGAACTGCCCAGGCGCGCGGCGCACATCCGCCTGATCATCGCCGAACTGGAGCGTCTCCATTCCCACCTGCTGTGGGCCGGCGTCGGTGCCGAGGACATCGGCTTCCATTCGCTGTTCATGGAGGTGTTCAACCTGCGTGAACTGGTGATGGACACGCTGGAGGCGATCAGCGGCAACCGGGTGAATTACGGGATGAACTGCATCGGCGGCGTCCACCGCGACATCCCCAACCCGGCCGATTACCTGCCGATGCTGGACCATCTGACCAAGGTCCTGACCGAGGTGGTCGTGCCGACCTTCACCGAGAATCCCACCGCGCTGGCCCGCACCCGCAACGTCGGCCCGCTGAGCAGGGAAAAGGCCGTCGAATGGGCGGTCGTCGGCCCGGTGGCCCGCGCCTCCGGCCTCGACATCGACGTGCGCAAGGACGAACCCTACCTGACCTACGGCGAACTCGGGTTCAACAGCATCGTCCGTCCCGAGGGCGACGTGCTGGCGCGCGTGGTGGTGCGGGCGCTGGAGATGCTGGAAAGCGTGCGGCTGATCCGCGAAGCGCTGCTGACCATGCCGGCGGGTCCCCTCAAGGCGGTCGACGGGCTGCCGACCATTCCGGTCGGCGAGGCGACGATGCGCACGGAGGCGCCCCGCGGCGAGGCCTTCTACTACGTCGCATCGGAGGGCGGGAGCACCCCGGCGCGCGTCAAGATCCGCACGCCGTCCTTCGTCAACATCCCGGCCATCGAGGCGATGGTGATCGGGCAGCCCCTTGCGGACCTGTCGATCATCCAGGCGTCGGTCGATCCCTGCATCTCCTGCACGGACCGCTGA
- a CDS encoding NADH-quinone oxidoreductase subunit C: protein MVADLTGADLIDSDLIGRMKAIPGVVSVAARTGALWVEGPLLDVEAMAAAMESLGIRMGTVTAIPLGQGGETVMIYHYTDEKQVINFKTRTRNGMLASLSPSVRAASWAEREINDLFAVEFPGHPNPVPLLRPEGFEPGMLREAMSTPAVMAKSPTSPLARGK from the coding sequence ATGGTCGCTGATCTGACGGGTGCTGATCTGATCGACAGTGATCTGATCGGCCGGATGAAGGCCATTCCCGGCGTCGTGTCGGTGGCGGCGCGCACCGGCGCGCTGTGGGTGGAGGGGCCGTTGCTGGACGTGGAGGCGATGGCCGCCGCCATGGAATCGCTCGGCATCCGCATGGGCACCGTCACCGCCATCCCGCTGGGACAGGGCGGCGAAACGGTGATGATCTATCATTACACGGACGAGAAGCAGGTCATCAATTTCAAGACGCGCACCCGCAACGGGATGCTGGCGTCGCTGTCGCCGTCTGTGCGCGCGGCTTCCTGGGCCGAACGGGAGATCAACGACCTGTTCGCTGTCGAATTCCCCGGCCACCCCAATCCGGTGCCGCTGCTGCGCCCCGAGGGGTTCGAGCCCGGGATGCTGCGCGAAGCCATGTCCACCCCGGCGGTCATGGCGAAATCCCCCACATCCCCGCTTGCGCGCGGCAAATAG
- a CDS encoding 4Fe-4S dicluster domain-containing protein yields the protein MPPVPAVYRGALGHDAGRCTACGTCAFVCAPKAITFTEVPGASVSWHFYIGQCSFCGLCEQNCPTRAIKLLSAVPDAMNSGTGDGMRLESVIRLQACTRCGSAHIPLPESAMDGAWSEKEKGYCPDCRRWAASAKLRDAFVPEGAGAPAKEGSGHGR from the coding sequence ATGCCGCCCGTGCCCGCCGTCTACCGCGGCGCTCTCGGCCATGACGCCGGCCGCTGCACCGCCTGCGGCACCTGCGCCTTCGTCTGCGCGCCGAAGGCCATCACCTTCACCGAGGTGCCCGGCGCTTCAGTGTCCTGGCACTTCTACATCGGCCAGTGTTCGTTCTGCGGGCTGTGCGAGCAGAATTGCCCGACCAGGGCGATCAAGCTCCTCTCCGCCGTTCCGGACGCGATGAACAGCGGGACCGGCGACGGGATGAGGCTGGAAAGCGTCATCCGGCTTCAGGCCTGCACGCGCTGCGGCAGCGCCCACATTCCGCTGCCGGAATCCGCCATGGATGGTGCCTGGTCCGAAAAGGAGAAGGGCTATTGCCCGGACTGCCGCCGCTGGGCGGCAAGCGCGAAGCTGCGCGACGCCTTCGTCCCCGAGGGCGCCGGCGCACCGGCAAAGGAGGGCTCCGGCCATGGTCGCTGA
- a CDS encoding respiratory chain complex I subunit 1 family protein: MSEAWRYLLAFGVWPGLLCAAPLGWLELWFMRKLVARLQGRQGPPFFQPFFDFMKLLGKETVIPKGVGRGIFLALPLVSLASVTAALAIVPLPGNPIPSLPGDVVLLLYLMEVPILCEVLAGYVSRSIYGQVAAMREAILSLAYNLPFLVSIIAMAQHAGGFQMQALQAAPYSVVHVVAALTFLMALPARMKLNPFSIANAEHEIVADSHIEYSGPPLALFKLSHAIEIVLLTELFAVVFVPATPWPLLNGAIYLAVGFVLLGLLTLLATSTARLRVTQAFRLYWVWGGLASAVTMAATLVW; this comes from the coding sequence ATGAGCGAGGCATGGAGATATCTGCTGGCCTTCGGCGTTTGGCCCGGCCTGCTCTGCGCGGCCCCGCTCGGCTGGCTCGAACTCTGGTTCATGCGCAAGCTGGTGGCGCGGCTGCAGGGCCGCCAGGGCCCTCCCTTCTTCCAGCCCTTCTTCGATTTCATGAAGCTGCTGGGCAAGGAAACGGTGATTCCAAAGGGTGTCGGCCGGGGCATCTTCCTGGCGCTGCCGTTGGTGTCGCTGGCTTCGGTGACGGCGGCGCTCGCCATCGTGCCGCTGCCGGGCAACCCCATCCCGTCGCTGCCGGGCGACGTGGTGCTGCTGCTCTATCTCATGGAGGTTCCGATCCTGTGCGAGGTGCTGGCGGGCTATGTCAGCCGGTCGATCTACGGACAGGTCGCGGCGATGCGCGAGGCGATCCTGTCGCTGGCCTACAACCTGCCGTTCCTGGTCTCCATCATCGCAATGGCCCAGCATGCCGGCGGCTTCCAGATGCAGGCGCTGCAGGCGGCGCCCTACAGCGTCGTCCATGTCGTCGCCGCGCTGACTTTCCTGATGGCGCTTCCGGCGCGGATGAAGCTCAACCCCTTCTCCATCGCCAACGCCGAGCATGAGATCGTCGCCGACAGCCATATCGAATACAGCGGCCCGCCGCTGGCGCTGTTCAAGCTGTCGCACGCCATCGAGATCGTCCTGCTGACCGAGCTGTTCGCCGTGGTCTTCGTGCCGGCGACGCCCTGGCCGCTGCTGAACGGCGCGATCTATCTGGCCGTCGGCTTCGTGCTGCTGGGCCTGCTCACGCTGCTGGCGACATCCACGGCACGGCTGCGGGTGACGCAGGCCTTCCGCCTCTACTGGGTCTGGGGCGGGCTCGCCTCGGCCGTCACCATGGCCGCGACGCTGGTCTGGTAA
- a CDS encoding NADH-quinone oxidoreductase subunit B family protein, which yields MNLFERVISIARRKSPWICRLNAGSCNGCDIEITPLLSPRYDAEQLGIELHGTPKHADIVLISGTLTLRSRKAILDIYDQVPSPKAVVALGSCPATGNVFAGSPLVLSESLETIVPVDVWVPGCPPRPQAILDGIARAAKLLEDGATKSQFRRAS from the coding sequence ATGAACCTCTTCGAGCGCGTCATCTCGATCGCGCGGCGCAAGTCGCCCTGGATCTGCCGTCTGAACGCCGGGTCCTGCAACGGCTGCGACATCGAGATCACCCCCCTGCTGAGCCCGCGCTACGACGCCGAACAGCTGGGCATCGAACTGCACGGCACACCCAAGCACGCCGACATCGTGCTGATCTCCGGCACGCTGACCCTGCGCTCGCGCAAGGCCATCCTCGACATCTACGATCAGGTGCCCAGCCCGAAGGCGGTGGTGGCGCTGGGGTCCTGTCCGGCGACCGGAAACGTCTTCGCCGGCAGCCCGCTGGTGCTGAGCGAGTCGCTGGAGACCATCGTCCCGGTCGACGTCTGGGTGCCCGGCTGTCCGCCGCGGCCTCAGGCCATCCTGGACGGTATCGCCCGCGCCGCAAAGCTGCTGGAGGACGGCGCAACCAAGAGCCAGTTCCGGAGGGCGTCATGA
- a CDS encoding proton-conducting transporter transmembrane domain-containing protein has protein sequence MNTVLIPLFAGIALGVGLYARAIPQGGRSWWCFAAATVALAVAARLAGHSWLATLLSGAAELVAVGMVWSKGTPEAVAAARKYLTAVVLAFIATTTALALTGLGTVQPAAPFDKLAVALLTIGFALKLGLVPVYFWLPAVARASSAMTTALIIAVVDVGSFCELLALRDTAPWMFEAYSTLWVVLAMVSLLGAALLALAQTELKPMLAFSSIDDMGYLLLGLTAGGADGLAGAWLGIFGHALGKIVLFGAVGAAEWHLGRPVTLETRGLSSVLPVASASFMLGALGFIGIPPTIGFVGHWRLYLAGLELGGPMLVAALYAASAMGLLCYIRAIHRVWLGPLGVADSGRALPRMAAAVLLVFAIAPVAFGLVPNLLHPDLLHSGVNAHPHVAAVLTGSVK, from the coding sequence ATGAACACGGTGCTGATACCGCTTTTCGCCGGGATTGCGCTGGGCGTCGGATTGTACGCCAGGGCGATTCCACAGGGCGGCCGGTCCTGGTGGTGCTTTGCCGCCGCCACTGTCGCGCTCGCCGTCGCAGCCCGTCTGGCTGGACATTCCTGGCTCGCCACCCTGCTCTCCGGCGCGGCCGAACTGGTGGCCGTCGGCATGGTCTGGAGCAAGGGCACGCCCGAGGCCGTCGCCGCCGCGCGCAAATACCTGACGGCGGTCGTCCTGGCGTTCATTGCGACCACGACCGCGCTGGCCTTGACCGGCCTCGGCACGGTCCAGCCCGCCGCACCCTTCGACAAGCTGGCCGTGGCGCTGCTGACGATCGGCTTCGCCCTGAAGCTCGGGCTGGTGCCGGTCTATTTCTGGCTGCCGGCGGTGGCGCGCGCCTCGTCGGCGATGACCACGGCCCTGATCATCGCGGTGGTGGATGTCGGCAGCTTCTGCGAACTGCTGGCTCTGCGCGACACGGCGCCCTGGATGTTCGAAGCCTATTCCACCCTGTGGGTGGTCCTGGCGATGGTGTCCCTGCTGGGCGCCGCCCTGCTCGCCCTGGCGCAGACCGAACTGAAGCCGATGCTGGCCTTCTCGTCGATCGACGACATGGGCTACCTGCTGCTGGGGCTGACGGCCGGAGGCGCGGATGGGCTGGCGGGAGCGTGGCTGGGCATCTTCGGCCATGCCCTGGGCAAGATCGTGCTGTTCGGTGCGGTCGGCGCGGCGGAATGGCATCTGGGCCGGCCGGTGACGCTGGAGACGCGGGGGCTGTCCTCGGTGCTGCCGGTCGCCAGCGCGTCCTTCATGCTGGGGGCGCTGGGCTTCATCGGCATTCCGCCGACCATCGGCTTCGTCGGGCACTGGCGCCTGTATCTGGCCGGCCTGGAGCTGGGTGGCCCGATGCTGGTCGCCGCGCTGTACGCCGCCTCGGCCATGGGGCTGCTCTGCTACATCCGCGCCATCCATCGCGTGTGGCTCGGCCCGCTGGGCGTGGCGGACAGCGGCCGGGCGCTGCCGCGCATGGCCGCGGCGGTCCTGCTGGTCTTCGCGATCGCCCCGGTGGCCTTCGGCCTCGTTCCCAATCTGCTGCACCCCGACCTGCTGCACTCGGGCGTGAATGCCCATCCGCATGTGGCGGCGGTCCTGACCGGGAGTGTGAAATGA
- a CDS encoding NADH-quinone oxidoreductase subunit 5 family protein, with protein MLAIKLPILLLLGGFVLQLLLARLLTPVGKGVLATAAVFASFIASLTLVPASMDGAVMQAALLAPWDGPLSIGLRIDGLSVLFMVMGTGIGAAILLFSVRYMEHEEQGTTRFYAIMLVFIAGLLVLASAADMLGAYMAWEVIGLCSYSLVGFWYREKVATDGARKVLVITHLAGYGFLIGIVLVYSRAGSFDWTDPAVATAFTSGVAALFIVASMAKSVMFPLHTWIPEAMNAPTPVSALLHSACYVKAGVYLIARMYVVGDGQWHAALEVPLLAVGCVTILVGVIFAMAQTDLKRLLAFHTVSQLGYIVVGLALGTDLGMAAALFYCFSHALFKGTLFVCAGAIQHACGTRDLRQLGGLATAMPGTAKVWIVAAASIAGVPLTNGFVAKWLVFSAALDKGLLIVVLIGWIGSILTAFSFLKATVNAFYGVPSKALLGKHIHEASPSMLAGMGSMAVMCLVFGLAPQLLMVPIIAPAVQSLGFDWQVQMSWLGILTDRGSIAMTVGGAVVLASAMLGLLVYRLAQAPAPGLVSVYSGGEPLPAGDRPGAVDFAELAEHAFHPVYSLDPDPVYRRIWDSLNQVAGHAQGIARTMLEDRPLIPIGFVATVVTVAVWLV; from the coding sequence ATGCTAGCCATAAAACTTCCCATCCTTCTGCTGCTTGGCGGCTTCGTCCTGCAACTTCTGCTCGCCCGGCTGCTGACACCCGTCGGCAAGGGCGTGCTGGCGACCGCGGCGGTCTTCGCCTCCTTCATCGCGTCGCTGACGCTGGTGCCCGCCAGCATGGACGGCGCCGTGATGCAGGCGGCACTTCTCGCCCCCTGGGACGGGCCTCTTTCCATCGGTCTGCGCATCGACGGGCTGAGCGTCCTGTTCATGGTGATGGGAACCGGCATCGGCGCCGCCATCCTGCTGTTCTCCGTCCGCTACATGGAGCATGAGGAGCAGGGCACCACGCGCTTCTACGCCATCATGCTGGTCTTCATCGCCGGGCTGCTGGTGCTGGCGAGTGCGGCCGACATGCTGGGCGCCTACATGGCCTGGGAGGTGATCGGGCTGTGCTCCTACAGCCTGGTCGGCTTCTGGTACCGCGAGAAGGTGGCGACCGACGGCGCCCGCAAGGTGCTGGTCATCACCCATCTGGCGGGCTACGGCTTCCTGATCGGCATCGTGCTGGTCTATTCCCGCGCCGGCAGCTTCGACTGGACCGATCCGGCCGTCGCCACCGCCTTCACCTCGGGCGTCGCGGCGCTGTTCATCGTCGCGTCGATGGCCAAGTCGGTGATGTTTCCGTTGCACACCTGGATCCCGGAGGCGATGAACGCCCCGACGCCGGTGTCGGCGCTGCTGCATTCCGCCTGCTACGTCAAGGCCGGCGTCTACCTGATCGCCCGCATGTATGTGGTGGGCGACGGCCAGTGGCATGCGGCGCTGGAAGTGCCGCTGCTGGCGGTCGGCTGCGTCACCATCCTGGTCGGCGTCATCTTCGCCATGGCGCAGACCGACCTGAAGCGGTTGCTCGCTTTCCACACGGTCAGCCAGCTCGGCTACATCGTCGTCGGGCTGGCGCTCGGCACCGATCTCGGGATGGCGGCGGCGCTGTTCTATTGCTTCAGCCATGCGCTGTTCAAGGGCACCCTGTTCGTCTGCGCCGGCGCCATCCAGCACGCCTGTGGAACGCGCGACCTGCGCCAGCTCGGCGGGCTCGCCACCGCGATGCCGGGAACGGCGAAGGTGTGGATCGTCGCCGCCGCCTCCATCGCCGGCGTGCCGCTGACCAACGGCTTCGTCGCCAAATGGCTGGTCTTCAGCGCGGCGCTCGACAAGGGGTTGCTGATCGTCGTTCTGATCGGCTGGATCGGCAGCATCCTGACCGCCTTCTCCTTCCTGAAGGCCACCGTCAACGCCTTCTACGGCGTGCCGTCCAAGGCGCTGCTCGGCAAGCACATCCACGAAGCCTCGCCCAGCATGCTGGCGGGCATGGGCTCCATGGCGGTGATGTGCCTGGTCTTCGGGCTGGCGCCGCAGCTGCTGATGGTGCCGATCATCGCCCCCGCCGTGCAGTCGCTGGGCTTCGACTGGCAGGTGCAGATGAGCTGGCTCGGCATCCTGACCGACCGCGGCAGCATCGCGATGACCGTCGGTGGCGCGGTGGTGCTGGCATCGGCCATGCTGGGACTGCTGGTCTACCGGCTGGCCCAGGCGCCGGCTCCCGGTCTGGTCTCGGTCTATTCCGGCGGCGAGCCGCTGCCGGCCGGCGACCGGCCCGGTGCGGTCGATTTCGCCGAGCTGGCCGAACACGCCTTCCATCCCGTCTATTCGCTCGATCCCGACCCCGTCTACCGCAGGATCTGGGACAGTCTGAACCAAGTGGCCGGCCATGCCCAGGGCATCGCGCGCACCATGCTGGAAGACCGTCCGCTCATCCCCATCGGTTTCGTCGCCACGGTGGTGACGGTTGCCGTCTGGCTGGTCTGA
- a CDS encoding MoaD/ThiS family protein — translation MRVSYFALLRNATKTSKEEWTQPAATVRDLMRDLVAKYGPEFARWVMKDGELAGFSIILVDGRDVRSLQGLDTPLTLESDIFIFPPLAGG, via the coding sequence ATGAGAGTTTCCTACTTCGCCCTGCTGCGCAACGCGACCAAGACATCCAAGGAAGAGTGGACGCAGCCGGCTGCGACCGTCCGTGACCTCATGCGCGATCTGGTGGCCAAGTATGGACCGGAATTCGCCCGCTGGGTCATGAAGGACGGGGAGCTTGCCGGCTTCTCGATCATCCTCGTCGACGGCCGCGACGTGCGCAGCCTTCAAGGGCTCGACACCCCCCTCACGCTTGAATCCGACATCTTCATTTTTCCCCCGCTTGCCGGGGGATGA
- a CDS encoding aldehyde ferredoxin oxidoreductase family protein: MYGWIGKILRVDLTFGTIATEALNMDHARDYIGARGLGTRYMYDEVDPTVDPLSPANKLIFASGPMTGTFAPSAGRYDVVTKGPLTGTIAASNSGGAWGPELKYAGYDMLILEGRAAKPVYLWIQDGKVEIRDAAHLWGKDVPETTEALNEETAPDAKIACIGPAGEKLSYIAAIMNDMQRAAGRTGVGAVMGSKNLKAVVVRGTGAVTVADKTGFVDAVVKASTMVKEHPVGGTGLRLYGTNVLVNILNSIGGLPTANFQDGHFETADKVGGETLAANQLQRPKGCFSCIISCGRATKVSNPKYKGEGEGPEYETAWGFGPDCRIDNLDAVIKANYYCNEYGLDTISMSSTVACAMELFNRGIITLEDTEGLELDFGNVDAMVEAVRLTGLGEGFGRKLALGSYRMASLYGHPELSMTVKKQEIPAYDPRAVQGIGLNYATNNRGGCHVRGYTISPEVLGVPFKVDKDSIDGKPELVALFQNLAASIDSTGSCLFTTFGMGAPEYAELMTALTGFAYTGDSFIEAGERIWNLERLWNLKAGLTAADDTLPPRLLNEPLKTGASKGAVSRLLEMLPVYYTVRGWDAEGVPTKEKLNALSLS, translated from the coding sequence ATGTATGGCTGGATTGGAAAAATCCTGAGGGTCGACCTGACTTTCGGGACGATTGCGACCGAAGCGCTCAACATGGACCACGCGCGCGATTACATCGGCGCGCGCGGGCTGGGCACCAGATACATGTATGACGAGGTCGACCCGACGGTCGATCCGCTGTCGCCGGCGAACAAGCTGATCTTCGCGTCGGGTCCGATGACCGGCACCTTCGCGCCGTCGGCCGGGCGCTACGACGTCGTCACCAAAGGTCCGCTGACCGGCACCATCGCCGCGTCTAACTCCGGTGGCGCCTGGGGGCCGGAGCTGAAATACGCCGGCTACGACATGCTGATCCTGGAAGGCCGCGCGGCCAAGCCGGTCTATCTTTGGATCCAGGACGGCAAGGTGGAGATCCGCGACGCCGCCCATCTCTGGGGCAAGGACGTGCCGGAGACCACCGAGGCGCTGAACGAGGAGACAGCGCCCGACGCCAAGATCGCCTGCATCGGCCCGGCGGGCGAGAAGCTGTCCTACATCGCCGCCATCATGAACGACATGCAGCGCGCCGCCGGCCGCACCGGCGTCGGCGCGGTGATGGGATCGAAGAACCTGAAAGCGGTGGTGGTGCGCGGCACGGGTGCCGTCACCGTCGCCGACAAGACGGGCTTCGTGGACGCCGTCGTCAAGGCCAGCACCATGGTCAAGGAGCATCCGGTCGGCGGCACCGGCCTGCGGCTCTACGGCACCAACGTGCTGGTCAATATCCTCAACTCGATCGGCGGCCTGCCGACCGCCAATTTCCAGGACGGTCATTTCGAGACGGCCGACAAGGTGGGCGGCGAAACGCTGGCGGCCAACCAGCTGCAGCGGCCGAAGGGCTGCTTCTCCTGCATCATCTCCTGCGGCCGCGCCACCAAGGTCAGCAACCCCAAATACAAGGGCGAGGGCGAGGGACCGGAATACGAGACCGCCTGGGGCTTCGGGCCGGATTGCCGGATCGACAATCTCGACGCGGTGATCAAGGCCAACTATTACTGCAACGAATACGGCCTCGACACCATCTCGATGTCCAGCACCGTCGCTTGCGCGATGGAGCTGTTCAACCGCGGCATCATCACGCTGGAGGACACCGAAGGGCTGGAACTCGACTTCGGCAATGTCGACGCGATGGTCGAGGCGGTGCGGCTGACCGGGCTGGGCGAGGGCTTCGGCAGGAAGCTGGCGCTGGGCTCCTACCGGATGGCGAGCCTCTACGGTCATCCGGAACTGTCGATGACCGTCAAGAAGCAGGAGATTCCGGCCTACGATCCGCGTGCGGTGCAGGGCATCGGTCTGAATTACGCCACCAACAACCGCGGCGGCTGCCATGTCCGCGGCTACACCATCAGCCCGGAAGTGCTGGGCGTGCCGTTCAAGGTCGACAAGGACAGCATCGACGGCAAGCCGGAACTGGTGGCTCTGTTCCAGAACCTGGCGGCGTCGATCGATTCCACCGGCTCCTGCCTGTTCACCACCTTCGGCATGGGCGCTCCCGAATATGCCGAGCTGATGACGGCGCTGACCGGCTTCGCCTACACCGGCGACAGCTTCATCGAAGCCGGCGAGCGGATCTGGAACCTGGAGCGGTTGTGGAACCTGAAGGCCGGCCTGACCGCAGCCGACGACACGCTGCCGCCGCGCCTGCTCAACGAGCCGCTCAAGACCGGTGCGTCGAAGGGGGCGGTCAGCCGCCTGCTGGAAATGCTGCCGGTCTACTACACCGTGCGCGGCTGGGATGCCGAGGGCGTTCCGACCAAGGAAAAGCTGAACGCGCTGTCGCTCTCCTGA